From a region of the Narcine bancroftii isolate sNarBan1 chromosome 5, sNarBan1.hap1, whole genome shotgun sequence genome:
- the LOC138765357 gene encoding collagen alpha-1(I) chain-like — MTNNNSPSTNPGGTPSRVAISNFPKQKTCRVSHEKLSAGENLCALTVYFHLNTRVPAWQSPMSTNVAGAGGPATPLATGRQSKAGGPATPMALGLQPEALGLQPEAGGPVTPLATGLLPQAGGPDTPLATGLQPEAGGQDTPLATGLQFKARGADTPLATGLQPDAGGLASPLVALQPEVWGPASPLATGLEPEAGGPDTQLATGLQPKGGGLANPLAMGLQSKARGPDTPLATGLQSKAGDPASPRASSLKPGSKAGGPASPLALGLHPEAGGPDTPLATGLQSKAGGPASPLAAGLQPEAGGPVTPLATGLQPEAGGPDMSLATGLQPEARDPDTPMATGQLKVGDPVTPLALRLHPEAEDPATQLATGFQPESGGLDTPLALGLKPEAGGLATPLTTCLQFKARGADTPLATGLQPEAGGPDTPLALGLQPEAGGSDTTLATGLQSKAGSLDTPLATGLQPDAGGPASTLVALQPEAGGPDSPLATGLQPKAGGPDTPLASSLKPGVRPAHWPQSSSLKPGVRTGHRPQASSLKPGVRTCHWPWASSLKLGIQTPHWPRASKAGGPASSLTTGLQPEAGAGGPASPLTTGHQPEAGGPASTLATGHQPEAGSPASPLATGLQPEAGAGGPASPRATGLQPEAGGPTSPLATGLQPEAGGPASPLATGLQPEAGVPSSPLTTGLQPEAGAGGPASSLTTGHQPEAGGPASTLATGHQPEAGSPASPLATGLQPEAGGPASPLTTGLQPEAGGPASPLTTGHQPEAGSPASPLATGLQPEAGAGGPASPLTTGHQPEAGGPPSPLDTGHQPEAGGPASPLTTGHQPEAGEAGGPASPLTTGLQPEAGGPASSLTTGLQFKARGADTPLATGLQPEAGGPDTPLALGLQPEAGGSDTTLATGLQSKAGSLDTPLATGLQPDAGGPASALVALQPEAGGPDSPLATGLQPKAGGPDTPLASSLKPGVRPAHWPQSSSLKPGVRTGHRPQASSLKPGVRTCHWPWASSLKLGIQTPHWPRASKAGGPASSLTTGLQPEAGAGGPASPLTTGHQPEAGGPASPLAKGHQPEAGGPASPLATGLQPEAGAGGPASPLTTGHQPEAGGPASTLATGHQPEAGSPASPLATGLQPEAGAGGPASPRATGLQPEAGGPTSPLATGLQPEAGGPASPLATGLQPEAGVPSSPLTTGLQPEAGAGGPASSLTTGHQPEAGGPASTLATGHQPEAGSPASPLATGLQPEAGGPASPLTTGLQPEAGGPASPLTTGHQPEAGSPASPLATGLQPEAGAGGPASPLTTGHQPEAGGPPSPLDTGHQPEAGGPASPLTTGHQPEAGAGGPASPLTTGLQPEAGSPASPLTTGLQPEAGGPASSLTTGHQPEAGGPASTLATGHQPEAGSPASPLDTGLQPEAGGPASPLTTGLQPEAGGPASPLTTGQQPEAGSPASPLATGLQPEAGA; from the exons ccggtcaccccactggccacgggcctcctGCCTCAAGCTGGGGGTCCGGACACCCCACTggccacaggcctccagcctgaagccgggggacAGGACACCCCACtggccacaggcctccagtttaaAGCCAGGGGTGCAGACaccccactggccacgggcctccagcctgatgCCGGGGGTCTGGCCTCCCCACTGGTGGCCCTCCAGCCTGAAGTctggggtccggcctccccacttgCCACGGGCCTCGAGCCTGAAGCAGGGGGTCCGGACACCCAactggccacgggcctccagcctaaAGGCGGGGGTCTGGCCAACCCACTGGCCATGGGCCTCCAGTCTAAAGCCAGGGGTCCGGACaccccactggccacgggcctgCAGTCTAAAGCTGGGGATCCGGCCTccccacgggcctccagcctgaagccgggg TCtaaagccgggggtccggcctccccactggcctTGGGCCTCCatcctgaagccgggggtcctgACACACCACTGGCCACGGGCCTGCAGTCtaaagccgggggtccggcctccccactggccgcaggcctccagcctgaagccgggggtccggtcacgccactggccacgggcctccagcctgaagccgggggtccggacatgtcactggccacaggcctccagcctgaagccagGGATCCGGACACGCCAATGGCCACGGGCCAGTTGAAAGTCGGGGATCCGGTCACCCCACTAGCCTTGCGCCTCCATCCTGAGGCCGAGGATCCGGCCACCCAactggccacaggcttccagcctgaATCTGGGGGTCTGGACACCCCACTGGCCTTGGGCCTaaagcctgaagccgggggtctgGCCACCCCACTGACCACATGCCTCCAGTTTAAAGCCAGGGGTGCAGACaccccactggccacgggcctccagcctgaagccgggggtccggacACCCCACTGGCCttgggcctccagcctgaagccgggggttcGGACACCACACTGGCCACTGGCCTCCAGTCTAAAGCCGGGAGTCTGGACACCCCACttgccacgggcctccagcctgatgccgggggtccggcctccacACTGGTGGctctccagcctgaagccgggggtccggacTCCCCACTtgccacaggcctccagcctaAAGCCGGGGGTCCGGACACGCCACTGGCATCAAGTCtaaagccgggggtccggcctgcCCACTGGCCACAgtcctccagcctgaagccgggggtccggacAGGCCACAggccacaggcctccagcctgaagccgggggtccggacATGTCACTGGCCttgggcctccagcctgaagttGGGGATACAGACACCCCACTGGCCACGGGCGTCtaaagccgggggtccggcctcctcactgaccacgggcctccagcctgaagccgggg ccgggggtccggcctccccactgaccacgggccaccagcctgaagccgggggtccggcctccacACTGGCCACGGgccaccagcctgaagccgggagtccggcctccccactggccacgggcctccagcctgaagccgggg ccgggggtcctgCCTCCCCACgggccacgggcctccagcctgaagccgggggtccgacctccccactggccacgggcctccagcctgaagccgggggtccggcctccccactggccacgggcctccagcctgaagccggggttCCGTcctccccactgaccacgggcctccagcctgaagccgggg ccgggggtccggcctcctcactgaccacgggccaccagcctgaagccgggggtccggcctccacACTGGCCACGGgccaccagcctgaagccgggagtccggcctccccactggccacgggcctccagcctgaagccgggggtccggcctccccactgaccacgggcctccagcctgaagccgggggtcctgCCTCCCCACTGACTACGGgccaccagcctgaagccgggagtccggcctccccactggccacgggcctccagcctgaagccgggg ccgggggtccggcctccccactgaccacgggccaccagcctgaagccgggggtccgccCTCCCCACTAGACACGGgccaccagcctgaagccgggggtccggcctccccactgaccacgggccaccagcctgaagccgggg aagccgggggtccggcctccccactgaccacgggcctccagcctgaagccgggggtccggcctcctcACTGACCACGGGCCTCCAGTTTAAAGCCAGGGGTGCAGACaccccactggccacgggcctccagcctgaagccgggggtccggacACCCCACTGGCCttgggcctccagcctgaagccgggggttcGGACACCACACTGGCCACTGGCCTCCAGTCTAAAGCCGGGAGTCTGGACACCCCACttgccacgggcctccagcctgatgccgggggtccggcctccgcACTGGTGGctctccagcctgaagccgggggtccggacTCCCCACTtgccacaggcctccagcctaAAGCCGGGGGTCCGGACACGCCACTGGCATCAAGTCtaaagccgggggtccggcctgcCCACTGGCCACAgtcctccagcctgaagccgggggtccggacAGGCCACAggccacaggcctccagcctgaagccgggggtccggacATGTCACTGGCCttgggcctccagcctgaagttGGGGATACAGACACCCCACTGGCCACGGGCGTCtaaagccgggggtccggcctcctcactgaccacgggcctccagcctgaagccgggg ccgggggtccggcctccccactgaccacgggccaccagcctgaagccgggggtccggcctccccactagCCAAGGgccaccagcctgaagccgggggtccggcctccccactggccacgggcctccagcctgaagccgggg ccgggggtccggcctccccactgaccacgggccaccagcctgaagccgggggtccggcctccacACTGGCCACGGgccaccagcctgaagccgggagtccggcctccccactggccacgggcctccagcctgaagccgggg ccgggggtcctgCCTCCCCACgggccacgggcctccagcctgaagccgggggtccgacctccccactggccacgggcctccagcctgaagccgggggtccggcctccccactggccacgggcctccagcctgaagccggggttCCGTcctccccactgaccacgggcctccagcctgaagccgggg ccgggggtccggcctcctcactgaccacgggccaccagcctgaagccgggggtccggcctccacACTGGCCACGGgccaccagcctgaagccgggagtccggcctccccactggccacgggcctccagcctgaagccgggggtccggcctccccactgaccacgggcctccagcctgaagccgggggtcctgCCTCCCCACTGACTACGGgccaccagcctgaagccgggagtccggcctccccactggccacgggcctccagcctgaagccgggg ccgggggtccggcctccccactgaccacgggccaccagcctgaagccgggggtccgccCTCCCCACTAGACACGGgccaccagcctgaagccgggggtccggcctccccactgaccacgggccaccagcctgaagccgggg ccgggggtccggcctccccactgaccacgggcctccagccaGAAGCCGGgagtccggcctccccactgaccacgggcctccagcctgaagccgggggtccggcctcctcactgaccacgggccaccagcctgaagccgggggtccggcctccacACTGGCCACGGgccaccagcctgaagccgggagtccggcctccccactggacacgggcctccagcctgaagccgggggtccggcctccccactgaccacgggcctccagcctgaagccgggggtcctgcctccccactgaccacgggCCAACAACCTGAAGCCGGgagtccggcctccccactggccacgggcctccagcctgaagccgggg cctga